The following are encoded together in the Acidobacteriota bacterium genome:
- a CDS encoding rhodanese-like domain-containing protein, with amino-acid sequence MSQFKALVRASFPGVPQMSIQELDRRLEDKTPPLIIDVREPFEYEVSHLPGAVHAQGDDIADLIAETDADRPIVLYCSVGYRSSAAVADLIQLNDPEIGDRVWNLEGSIFEWANSGRPVYRDGKEAESVHPYGKQWSRLLAPHLRP; translated from the coding sequence ATGTCCCAGTTCAAGGCCCTGGTGCGGGCCAGTTTTCCGGGCGTTCCGCAGATGAGCATCCAGGAACTCGATCGCCGGCTCGAGGACAAGACGCCACCGCTGATCATCGACGTCCGGGAACCCTTCGAGTACGAAGTCAGCCATCTGCCGGGCGCGGTCCACGCTCAGGGCGACGACATCGCCGACCTGATCGCCGAGACGGACGCGGACCGGCCGATCGTTCTCTACTGCTCCGTCGGCTATCGATCGTCCGCCGCCGTCGCCGACCTGATCCAGTTGAACGACCCGGAGATCGGCGATCGGGTCTGGAACCTCGAAGGTTCGATCTTCGAGTGGGCCAACTCGGGCCGACCCGTCTACCGCGACGGCAAGGAGGCGGAGAGCGTCCATCCCTACGGCAAGCAGTGGAGCAGGCTGCTCGCACCTCACCTCCGACCCTGA
- a CDS encoding DUF547 domain-containing protein: MEAFSYAAWDRLLAEVVTEDGKIDYEGLAARRPLLEEFIAGLGETSPDSRPDLFASEEDGLAYWINAYNAFTLHAIAEEYPIRSVWKTRDGRFFQRRRHIAGGSAVSLDDIEHQILRSDYAEPRIHFAINCGANGCPAFRPTAYRGDGLRDTLRQATEAFLANRWNCRVDHEAERIHVSRIFRMYAEDFAAGAGTREEYRSGVLGFVAEHAGLDLEQVAGYEIVYNTYDWGLNDTHRDPNIGPITFHEPVEHFSAADGELRELHLYEGNFCNRACSWCTINGSPEGWYERYTPEVLDQALRTLAANGNLKFYGGEPTLHTREIVAAMRYVRERGFTGLITVFSNGIQAEKLISILKSDPKSEAVLNYSIYHGRDADPMPPYARERLEDWARANPNRIFQGYKVLFHAGAGAGQEFARDRESEYHGMGNRCVRCFPVLTTKGRFHACPFAAEIDSPHFDLGAGGSDSGTVFENYRTFLQWVDDELDPAAATKGVSSCEMCHKHLGELPVPEFTAG, encoded by the coding sequence ATGGAGGCGTTCTCCTACGCGGCCTGGGACCGCCTGCTGGCCGAGGTCGTCACTGAGGACGGCAAGATCGACTACGAGGGCCTGGCCGCGCGCCGGCCGCTGCTGGAGGAGTTCATAGCCGGACTCGGCGAGACGTCGCCGGACAGCCGCCCGGACCTGTTCGCGAGCGAGGAGGACGGCCTCGCCTACTGGATCAACGCCTACAACGCGTTCACCCTGCACGCGATCGCGGAGGAGTACCCGATCCGGTCCGTCTGGAAGACGCGCGACGGACGGTTCTTCCAGCGGCGGCGACACATCGCCGGCGGTTCAGCGGTCAGCCTCGACGACATCGAGCACCAGATCCTCCGGTCGGACTACGCCGAGCCGCGCATCCACTTCGCGATCAACTGCGGCGCGAACGGCTGCCCGGCGTTTCGCCCGACTGCCTACCGGGGCGACGGCCTCCGCGACACGCTGCGCCAGGCGACCGAGGCGTTCCTGGCGAACCGCTGGAACTGCCGCGTCGACCACGAAGCGGAGCGGATCCACGTCTCCCGCATCTTCCGGATGTACGCCGAAGACTTCGCCGCCGGCGCGGGAACGCGAGAGGAGTACCGCAGCGGCGTGCTCGGCTTCGTCGCCGAGCACGCGGGCCTGGACCTGGAGCAGGTCGCCGGCTACGAAATCGTCTACAACACGTACGACTGGGGTCTCAACGACACGCACCGCGATCCGAACATCGGCCCGATTACATTCCACGAGCCGGTCGAGCACTTCTCCGCGGCCGACGGCGAACTCCGGGAACTCCATCTCTACGAGGGCAACTTCTGCAACCGGGCCTGCTCCTGGTGCACGATCAACGGCTCGCCCGAGGGCTGGTACGAGCGCTACACGCCCGAGGTCCTCGACCAGGCGCTGCGCACGCTTGCCGCGAACGGCAACCTGAAGTTCTACGGCGGCGAACCGACGCTGCACACGCGGGAGATCGTCGCCGCCATGCGCTACGTCCGCGAGCGCGGGTTCACGGGCCTTATCACCGTCTTCTCGAACGGCATCCAGGCGGAGAAGCTGATTTCGATCCTCAAGTCCGACCCGAAGAGCGAGGCGGTGCTCAACTACTCGATCTACCACGGCCGGGACGCCGATCCGATGCCGCCCTACGCGCGCGAGCGCCTTGAGGACTGGGCGCGCGCGAACCCGAACCGCATCTTCCAGGGCTACAAGGTGCTCTTTCACGCCGGCGCCGGCGCCGGGCAGGAGTTCGCGCGCGACCGGGAGTCGGAGTACCACGGCATGGGCAACCGTTGCGTGCGCTGCTTCCCGGTGCTGACCACGAAGGGCCGGTTCCACGCCTGTCCCTTCGCCGCGGAGATCGACTCGCCGCACTTCGACCTCGGCGCCGGCGGCTCGGACTCCGGAACCGTGTTCGAGAACTACCGCACCTTCCTGCAGTGGGTGGACGACGAGCTCGATCCCGCGGCGGCGACGAAAGGTGTCTCGAGCTGCGAGATGTGTCACAAGCATCTCGGCGAACTGCCGGTTCCCGAGTTCACGGCGGGTTGA